A stretch of Chitinophaga caeni DNA encodes these proteins:
- a CDS encoding BON domain-containing protein translates to MKKQSILIVCLALMGTILFACKPNDAALQKDLNNKIAVVTGGVTVDVKNGVATLSGEVQDEATKSLVEETAKGVKGIKSVTNNLTVTPPPPPPVEISPDDMLKSTIDSSLQAKGITGVNVAVMDGEVTLTGEAPKDKLKEIMQVAQEAKPKKVVNQITLK, encoded by the coding sequence ATGAAAAAACAATCCATTTTAATTGTATGCCTCGCACTCATGGGAACCATCTTGTTTGCTTGTAAGCCTAATGATGCAGCGCTCCAAAAAGATCTTAACAACAAAATTGCTGTCGTGACCGGTGGTGTAACCGTTGACGTGAAAAATGGTGTTGCTACCTTGAGCGGTGAAGTTCAAGACGAAGCTACCAAGTCGCTGGTAGAAGAAACGGCGAAAGGTGTGAAAGGCATTAAAAGTGTCACGAACAATTTAACCGTAACCCCACCTCCTCCGCCCCCGGTAGAAATTAGCCCGGATGATATGTTGAAATCAACCATCGATTCTTCCTTGCAGGCGAAAGGTATTACCGGTGTAAATGTCGCCGTGATGGATGGTGAGGTAACCTTAACCGGGGAAGCTCCGAAAGATAAATTAAAAGAAATAATGCAGGTTGCACAGGAAGCGAAACCTAAAAAAGTAGTGAACCAAATCACTTTGAAATAA
- a CDS encoding LysM peptidoglycan-binding domain-containing protein → MGLQDKYKAIIDQANSAGVVALKVTENDGVLYINGEAPSANVKDELWSTYERLDPEMRSADLVMDIKVSGGGAAAPATYEVKPGDSLSKIAKNYPGVSWQDIFNANKDQIKDPNMIHPGQKLKIPVQ, encoded by the coding sequence ATGGGATTACAAGATAAATACAAGGCGATCATCGACCAGGCCAATAGTGCCGGTGTGGTAGCTTTGAAAGTAACAGAAAATGATGGTGTATTGTACATCAATGGTGAAGCGCCTTCTGCTAATGTAAAGGATGAGCTGTGGAGCACGTACGAAAGGTTGGATCCTGAAATGCGCTCGGCAGACTTAGTGATGGATATCAAGGTTTCAGGTGGTGGCGCCGCTGCTCCTGCAACTTACGAAGTAAAACCCGGCGATAGTCTTTCGAAGATCGCGAAGAACTACCCCGGCGTTTCTTGGCAGGATATCTTCAATGCAAACAAGGATCAAATCAAGGACCCTAATATGATTCACCCCGGGCAAAAACTTAAAATCCCGGTGCAATAA
- a CDS encoding lysophospholipid acyltransferase family protein, with translation MYYVVLGLLYLVSILPFPLLYLLSDFIYLVIYHLVGYRKKVVMQNLRNAFPGKSEAELTVIAKKYYRRLTDMMVESIKLLTMSRKSLQKRFLCDLSILHDLYAAGKSCQLHLGHNFNWEWANLFCMQGVPFKFLVVFMPLSSKTMNRVFIHFREKFGSVLLPANDMKNAMTPWIGKQYLIALVADQNPGKKHRGYWYPFLNQMTLFYKGPETQAKRYNIPVVFANIKRIKRGYYKAELKLAFEDPINTPDGVITEAFVKYLESKIYEEPEGWVWSHRRWKHKYLPEYGTGAQAH, from the coding sequence ATGTATTATGTAGTCCTGGGTTTACTCTACCTGGTTTCAATATTACCTTTTCCATTACTGTACTTGCTAAGTGATTTCATATACCTCGTTATTTATCACCTGGTGGGCTACCGGAAAAAGGTGGTAATGCAAAACTTGAGAAATGCTTTCCCCGGAAAAAGTGAAGCGGAATTAACGGTTATAGCAAAAAAATATTACCGCAGGTTAACGGATATGATGGTGGAATCCATCAAGCTGTTGACGATGAGCCGTAAATCATTACAAAAACGTTTCCTATGTGATCTTAGCATCTTGCATGACCTATATGCGGCGGGCAAAAGTTGCCAATTACACCTGGGACATAATTTCAACTGGGAATGGGCCAACCTCTTTTGTATGCAAGGCGTACCGTTCAAGTTTTTAGTGGTTTTCATGCCGCTCAGCAGTAAAACGATGAACCGCGTATTCATTCATTTCAGGGAAAAATTCGGTAGCGTACTGCTCCCGGCCAACGACATGAAAAATGCGATGACTCCCTGGATAGGCAAACAATACCTGATCGCTTTAGTGGCCGATCAGAACCCCGGTAAGAAACACCGTGGGTATTGGTATCCCTTCCTCAACCAGATGACACTTTTTTATAAGGGACCCGAAACCCAAGCCAAGCGCTATAATATCCCCGTTGTTTTTGCCAATATAAAAAGAATCAAAAGGGGGTATTACAAAGCAGAACTGAAGCTGGCCTTCGAAGACCCGATCAATACACCCGATGGAGTTATCACTGAAGCTTTTGTAAAATACTTGGAATCAAAAATTTATGAAGAGCCGGAAGGCTGGGTTTGGAGCCATAGAAGATGGAAGCATAAATATTTGCCGGAATACGGCACGGGGGCGCAAGCTCATTAA
- the nadB gene encoding L-aspartate oxidase, producing MYQTDFLVVGSGIAGLTYALKIADKFPGKKVTIITKSREDETNTKYAQGGVAVVNDLEHDSFEKHIEDTLIAGDGLCNEKVVEIVVKEGPARVNEIIEWGTNFDKNAAGNFANGREGGHSEFRVIHHKDVTGKEIERALLEAIHQRSNIEIISHCFVIDLITQHHLGYLVTKSTIGIECYGVYILNQQTKKIEKILSKITLLATGGNGQVYRATTNPVIATGDGVAMVYRAKGKIENMEFIQFHPTALHQPGENPSFLITEAVRGDGGILRNKQGEDFMHKYDPRLSLAPRDIVARAIDSEMKISGTEHVYLDCRHMDLQKFIHHFPNIYEKCKSLGIDITKDMIPVAPAAHYSCGGIKTNEWGQTSISNLYACGECASTGLHGANRLASNSLLEAMVFAHRCYLDAVEKIDQISFKQDIPDWDAGGTTEPKEMILITQSLKELKQVMSDYVGIVRTNTRLARAMRRLDMLHEETEALYAKTVLSPQLCELRNLITVGYLIVKGASFRHESRGLHYNTDYPEKSPLVQNIIL from the coding sequence ATGTATCAGACAGATTTTTTGGTTGTAGGCTCTGGTATTGCCGGACTCACATACGCATTAAAAATTGCCGATAAATTTCCCGGCAAAAAGGTGACGATTATTACCAAGTCAAGGGAAGATGAAACGAATACAAAGTACGCCCAGGGCGGTGTTGCCGTAGTAAACGATTTGGAACACGATAGCTTCGAAAAACACATCGAAGATACCTTGATTGCCGGCGATGGGCTTTGCAATGAGAAAGTTGTTGAAATCGTTGTCAAAGAAGGGCCTGCCCGGGTAAATGAAATCATAGAATGGGGTACAAACTTTGATAAAAACGCAGCCGGTAATTTTGCTAACGGCCGTGAAGGCGGTCATTCCGAATTCCGCGTAATTCACCATAAAGATGTCACCGGCAAAGAAATTGAACGGGCCTTATTAGAAGCCATCCACCAAAGATCAAATATCGAGATCATTTCGCATTGTTTCGTAATCGACCTGATTACCCAACACCATCTCGGTTACCTCGTAACCAAATCCACGATAGGCATCGAATGCTACGGTGTTTATATCCTCAACCAGCAAACAAAAAAAATCGAAAAGATACTCAGTAAGATCACCCTGCTGGCTACCGGTGGTAATGGCCAAGTTTACCGTGCAACGACCAATCCCGTTATCGCAACCGGTGATGGTGTAGCAATGGTTTACCGCGCCAAAGGCAAGATCGAAAACATGGAATTTATCCAGTTTCACCCAACTGCCTTGCATCAGCCCGGGGAGAATCCTTCCTTTCTAATTACCGAAGCCGTACGTGGCGATGGGGGTATCCTTCGAAACAAACAGGGCGAAGATTTCATGCATAAATATGACCCCCGGCTGTCGCTCGCGCCGCGCGATATCGTGGCTAGGGCCATCGATAGCGAGATGAAGATCTCGGGTACCGAGCATGTTTACCTGGATTGCAGGCATATGGATTTACAGAAATTTATACACCACTTCCCTAATATCTACGAGAAATGCAAATCCCTAGGAATCGATATCACTAAAGATATGATCCCTGTTGCTCCCGCTGCACATTATAGTTGTGGAGGGATCAAGACAAACGAATGGGGACAAACTTCTATCAGTAATTTATATGCTTGCGGGGAGTGTGCCAGCACGGGCTTACACGGCGCCAACCGCCTCGCATCCAATTCCTTGTTGGAAGCTATGGTATTTGCGCACCGTTGCTATCTCGATGCGGTGGAGAAGATCGATCAAATTTCTTTTAAACAGGATATCCCGGATTGGGATGCCGGCGGTACAACGGAACCGAAAGAGATGATCCTCATCACGCAAAGCTTAAAAGAACTGAAACAGGTGATGAGCGACTATGTCGGTATCGTGAGAACCAATACCCGTTTGGCCAGGGCGATGCGCCGCCTGGATATGTTGCATGAAGAAACGGAAGCCTTGTATGCCAAAACGGTGCTTTCACCGCAATTATGCGAGCTGCGTAACCTTATTACCGTGGGATACTTAATAGTAAAAGGCGCAAGTTTCAGGCACGAAAGCCGCGGTTTGCACTACAATACTGACTACCCGGAAAAAAGTCCGCTCGTACAAAACATCATTTTATAA
- a CDS encoding lysoplasmalogenase, which translates to MQKYIWGTLYFLLLLIDIYAIFYKVDLLRYITKPSLMILLALYYWMQVGHTTYRSRNIIFLALVFSWWGDIMLLINGTDSTFFMLGLSSFLLAHIMYTIFFIQSRLPKSIVNHNNLWYASFVLLYAVSLVAFLYPHLGNMALPVIIYAIAITVMLMSCIFSYAHLSYDFVKFLLTGAILFVLSDSILAYDRFYQPVKGGGIFIMLSYGLAQWCLVEGASKYLKRAW; encoded by the coding sequence ATGCAAAAATATATTTGGGGTACTCTTTATTTTCTATTGTTATTGATTGATATCTATGCAATATTCTATAAAGTAGACCTTTTACGATACATCACGAAGCCTTCCCTGATGATTTTGCTGGCCCTCTATTACTGGATGCAAGTAGGCCATACAACCTATAGATCGAGGAACATAATTTTCTTAGCGCTGGTATTCTCTTGGTGGGGTGATATAATGTTATTGATCAATGGAACCGACAGTACCTTTTTCATGCTGGGTTTATCATCATTCCTACTTGCGCATATTATGTACACCATCTTTTTTATTCAAAGTAGACTTCCCAAAAGCATAGTTAATCATAACAATTTATGGTATGCATCTTTTGTGCTGTTATACGCGGTCTCATTAGTTGCATTCTTGTACCCGCACCTAGGTAATATGGCGTTACCCGTTATTATTTATGCCATTGCCATCACGGTGATGTTGATGAGCTGTATCTTTTCCTATGCCCACCTGTCATATGATTTTGTAAAGTTTCTTTTAACCGGGGCCATACTTTTTGTCCTGTCAGATTCTATCTTGGCATATGATAGATTTTACCAACCGGTTAAAGGTGGCGGTATATTTATCATGCTCAGTTACGGTTTAGCGCAATGGTGCCTAGTGGAAGGCGCTTCTAAATACTTGAAAAGAGCCTGGTAA
- a CDS encoding sensor histidine kinase — MKKFSINILVRIFLMVLTISAGTWAAFSHMPLLVLLFLVLLIVQTYQMHHFATRVNRKLSLFLEAIRYEDFSVRFSADNKLGESFKALNMQFNEVLEAFRQTRADREANLKYIDTIIQHVSVGVLSFDADGKIELINPAAFRLLGIYRLRYLAELGSTYPDLPGLLHEIPAGSKFLYPTPNGQQLSINATTVRLQGRFVKLISIQNIHGELQRKELEAWQNLTKILRHEIMNSITPIVSLIGTMKEIVDLDLVPAVPGGNEAVIDLQEALQTIENRSKGIMNFVNAYRDYTTLPKPVFTFVRLDNLLNTISNLLYSEIKGKGISFRLQIEAPNTEIRADQAQMQMVLINLVKNAMDALEHTENPKIEVKGFINSSQQICIAIIDNGPGIEQEALQKIFIPFFTTKKKGSGIGLSLSQQIIQMHGGQLKVESPPGEGTSFYILLNT, encoded by the coding sequence TTGAAAAAATTTAGTATCAATATTCTTGTTAGGATATTCTTAATGGTATTGACCATCAGTGCAGGTACTTGGGCAGCATTCAGCCATATGCCTTTGCTGGTGCTACTCTTCTTGGTATTACTGATCGTACAAACCTATCAAATGCATCACTTCGCCACAAGGGTCAACCGCAAGTTGTCCTTGTTTTTAGAAGCGATCCGCTATGAAGATTTCTCGGTACGGTTCAGCGCTGACAATAAGCTCGGGGAAAGTTTTAAAGCACTGAATATGCAATTCAACGAGGTATTGGAAGCTTTTCGACAAACTAGGGCAGATCGTGAAGCAAACCTGAAATATATTGATACGATTATCCAACACGTTTCGGTAGGGGTGCTTTCCTTTGACGCCGATGGTAAAATCGAGTTAATCAATCCCGCGGCTTTCCGCTTACTAGGTATTTACCGCTTAAGATATTTAGCGGAGCTCGGGAGCACTTACCCGGATCTGCCGGGGCTGCTGCACGAAATTCCCGCGGGCAGCAAGTTTTTATACCCCACGCCGAACGGGCAGCAATTATCAATTAATGCCACCACCGTAAGGCTACAGGGTCGCTTCGTGAAATTGATTTCTATTCAAAATATACATGGCGAACTACAACGGAAAGAGTTAGAAGCTTGGCAAAATCTAACGAAGATTTTACGTCATGAAATCATGAATTCAATTACACCGATCGTTTCCTTGATCGGCACGATGAAAGAGATCGTTGACCTGGATCTTGTACCCGCTGTACCCGGTGGAAACGAAGCCGTGATAGACCTGCAAGAAGCATTGCAAACAATTGAAAACAGGAGTAAAGGCATCATGAATTTTGTAAATGCTTACCGGGATTATACAACCTTGCCCAAACCCGTATTTACATTTGTCCGACTCGACAATCTTTTGAACACCATCAGTAATTTGTTATACAGTGAAATCAAGGGGAAAGGTATTTCTTTCAGGTTGCAAATAGAAGCGCCGAATACCGAGATCCGTGCAGACCAGGCACAAATGCAAATGGTATTAATTAACCTGGTTAAAAACGCGATGGATGCCTTGGAGCATACCGAAAATCCTAAGATTGAAGTTAAAGGTTTTATTAATAGCTCACAACAAATTTGCATCGCAATTATTGATAATGGCCCAGGCATCGAACAAGAAGCCCTACAAAAAATATTTATCCCCTTCTTCACAACGAAGAAAAAGGGATCGGGCATCGGTTTAAGCTTGTCACAACAAATTATACAGATGCACGGCGGACAATTAAAAGTGGAAAGTCCGCCCGGTGAAGGCACTTCATTTTATATCTTGTTAAATACATAA
- a CDS encoding sigma-54-dependent transcriptional regulator, whose protein sequence is MNTIHPGKVLIVDDDADVLRAARLLLKRHFSQVDFEKNPQKIPYLVTNFDYDVILLDMNFTRDLSSGKEGFEWLDKILDIKPDAAVVLFTAYGDVEMAVRAIKAGAVDFVLKPWENEKLIATLQHAIENKQEQTQASKSFSNKAVTGSENPIIGDSPAMKELLDTAARVAETDANILILGENGTGKDLLARHIHQLSHRNGQPFVNVDLGALSETLFESELFGHVKGAFTDAREDRTGRFEEAHQGSIFLDEIGNITLPFQAKLLTVLQNRSITKVGSNKAVPVDVRLICATNRNIEQMAAQHLFRQDLLYRINTIELHLPALRERQEDIVMLAEYFLGIYRKKYNRPVAFLHDTLVTQMEQYDWPGNVRELQHAIERAVILSQGKSLMPKDVFMKSNNNNNDKSMDTGYNLEEMERNMINQALKKFNGNITEAAKELGLSRAALYRRLEKYNI, encoded by the coding sequence ATGAATACAATTCACCCAGGCAAAGTTTTAATTGTAGATGATGATGCGGATGTGCTCAGAGCCGCCCGATTATTATTGAAACGACATTTTTCGCAGGTAGATTTTGAGAAGAATCCTCAAAAAATCCCTTACCTGGTAACGAACTTCGACTATGATGTGATATTACTGGATATGAACTTTACCAGGGATCTTAGCAGCGGTAAGGAAGGTTTCGAATGGTTGGACAAGATACTAGATATCAAACCGGACGCTGCTGTCGTACTCTTCACGGCTTATGGCGATGTGGAAATGGCAGTACGGGCTATTAAAGCAGGGGCCGTGGATTTCGTATTAAAACCATGGGAAAATGAGAAATTAATAGCCACGCTACAACATGCCATTGAAAATAAACAAGAGCAAACCCAGGCCAGCAAATCCTTTAGCAATAAAGCGGTTACCGGTTCTGAAAATCCTATTATCGGGGACAGCCCCGCTATGAAAGAATTATTGGATACGGCGGCCAGGGTTGCCGAAACAGATGCCAATATCCTGATCTTAGGAGAAAATGGTACCGGTAAAGATTTATTGGCGCGGCATATTCACCAACTTTCACATAGGAATGGGCAACCCTTCGTAAATGTAGATTTAGGTGCATTGAGTGAGACCCTTTTCGAAAGCGAGCTTTTCGGGCACGTTAAAGGCGCCTTCACCGATGCACGCGAAGATAGGACCGGCAGGTTTGAAGAAGCACACCAGGGAAGTATTTTCCTAGATGAAATCGGGAATATTACCCTTCCCTTCCAAGCAAAATTACTAACCGTTCTACAAAATCGTTCTATCACCAAAGTAGGCTCCAATAAAGCTGTACCGGTTGATGTAAGGCTAATTTGCGCCACCAATAGAAACATAGAACAGATGGCTGCGCAACACCTATTCCGGCAGGACTTATTATACCGCATCAACACCATCGAGTTACATCTACCGGCATTAAGGGAACGCCAGGAAGATATCGTGATGTTAGCAGAATACTTCCTCGGAATTTACCGCAAAAAATATAATCGCCCTGTTGCATTCTTGCATGATACGCTTGTTACACAAATGGAACAATATGATTGGCCGGGTAATGTAAGGGAATTACAACACGCCATAGAACGCGCCGTTATCCTTTCCCAGGGAAAAAGTTTGATGCCGAAGGATGTATTCATGAAATCCAACAATAACAACAACGATAAATCCATGGATACCGGTTACAACCTTGAAGAAATGGAGCGCAACATGATTAACCAAGCCTTGAAAAAATTCAACGGTAATATTACCGAAGCCGCCAAGGAGTTGGGACTTAGTCGTGCCGCACTGTACCGTAGATTGGAAAAATATAATATCTGA
- a CDS encoding efflux RND transporter periplasmic adaptor subunit: protein MDRKIEKKYWNKKRITWVSVGSVLGLLLLYNLIFADHRSKLNVEKDKITISTVTKGSFDVYIAVTAVVQPLKTIRLDAIEGGYVAQKFLEGGSMVKAGDSILRLENQRLMMDFVNRETEIYRLINELQNTRLQLKQDKFSMEKSLSDLDYQLAQAKDLYDRNEKLFKDKVIAQQEFIKTKLDYERLKQQRDIEVQSQQFQLENSRLQIHQLEGTISRTQRNLEMMKDNLSNLVVRAPVSGQLSSIDVEIGTNINAGQNIGQIDDLDGFKMRAEIDEHYISRVFTGLKGNFEFNGKSNELVITKVYPEVKNGRFEVDLNFTKDAPDGIRRGQSSPIRLELGKSSEAVLLPIGGFYSDTGGNWVYVVDKSGNKAVKRKITLGQKNPQFFEVLEGLEPGDQVITSSYENFGDKEVLQF, encoded by the coding sequence ATGGATAGAAAAATTGAAAAGAAGTACTGGAATAAAAAACGGATCACTTGGGTGAGCGTAGGCTCCGTGCTCGGGCTCCTATTACTCTATAACCTCATATTTGCCGACCACAGGTCAAAATTAAATGTTGAAAAAGACAAAATCACGATATCTACCGTTACAAAGGGTTCCTTCGATGTTTATATCGCTGTAACCGCGGTCGTGCAACCCTTAAAAACAATTAGGCTGGATGCCATTGAGGGGGGCTATGTAGCGCAGAAATTCCTGGAAGGCGGGAGCATGGTTAAAGCCGGAGATTCTATTCTTAGGCTTGAAAATCAAAGGCTTATGATGGATTTTGTGAATCGTGAAACGGAAATCTACCGCTTGATCAACGAATTACAGAATACCCGCTTGCAACTGAAGCAAGACAAATTTTCGATGGAGAAGAGCCTGTCTGATCTAGATTACCAATTAGCCCAAGCAAAGGATTTATATGATAGGAATGAAAAACTGTTCAAGGATAAAGTGATCGCGCAGCAGGAGTTCATCAAAACGAAACTGGATTACGAACGATTGAAACAGCAAAGGGATATCGAAGTGCAGTCGCAACAATTTCAGCTGGAGAACTCGAGGTTGCAAATCCATCAACTGGAAGGGACCATCTCCAGGACGCAACGTAACCTGGAAATGATGAAAGATAATTTATCTAACCTGGTTGTTAGAGCGCCGGTATCTGGGCAACTTTCTTCGATCGATGTAGAAATCGGCACCAATATCAATGCCGGTCAAAATATTGGTCAAATTGATGACCTGGATGGTTTCAAAATGCGTGCAGAGATTGATGAGCACTATATTTCCAGGGTATTTACCGGTTTGAAAGGTAACTTCGAATTTAACGGGAAGTCTAATGAACTGGTTATCACCAAAGTATATCCCGAAGTGAAAAACGGGCGCTTCGAAGTGGATCTGAATTTCACCAAGGATGCGCCGGATGGCATTCGCCGCGGCCAATCTTCCCCGATCCGCCTGGAATTGGGGAAATCTTCCGAAGCCGTATTGTTGCCAATCGGCGGTTTTTACAGCGATACCGGTGGTAACTGGGTATACGTGGTTGATAAGTCCGGCAACAAAGCCGTAAAACGTAAGATTACGCTAGGACAAAAAAATCCACAATTCTTCGAAGTGCTGGAAGGTTTAGAACCGGGTGACCAGGTAATAACTTCGAGTTATGAAAACTTTGGAGATAAAGAAGTATTACAATTTTAA
- a CDS encoding ABC transporter ATP-binding protein translates to MIKTVNLQKVFTTEEVETTALNGINMEIQDGEFVAIMGPSGCGKSTLLNIIGLLDNPNGGEYHFWGQEVGKMNERQRAQLRKGAIGFVFQSFNLIDELTVYENVELPLLYLKVPSSERKVRVEEVLERMNIMHRRNHFPQQLSGGQQQRVAIARAVVAKPKLILADEPTGNLDSTNGEEVMKLLQELNDAGTTLVMVTHSPYDAGFAHRIINLFDGRVVTENIKEQFHV, encoded by the coding sequence ATGATCAAAACAGTTAATCTACAAAAAGTATTCACTACCGAGGAAGTAGAAACTACTGCCCTAAATGGTATCAATATGGAGATCCAAGACGGCGAATTCGTTGCTATCATGGGGCCATCCGGTTGCGGTAAATCCACCTTGCTGAATATTATTGGTCTTTTGGATAACCCTAATGGCGGTGAATACCATTTTTGGGGTCAAGAAGTAGGAAAAATGAATGAGCGCCAACGTGCGCAGTTGCGAAAGGGCGCCATCGGTTTCGTATTTCAAAGCTTTAACTTGATCGATGAACTGACCGTTTATGAAAATGTGGAATTGCCGCTGTTGTATTTGAAAGTTCCCAGCTCTGAAAGGAAGGTAAGGGTGGAAGAGGTATTGGAAAGGATGAATATCATGCACCGTAGGAACCACTTCCCGCAACAACTTTCAGGTGGTCAGCAGCAAAGGGTAGCCATTGCCAGGGCGGTAGTGGCAAAACCGAAGTTAATACTCGCGGATGAGCCTACCGGTAACCTCGATTCTACGAACGGTGAAGAAGTGATGAAATTGTTGCAAGAGCTGAACGATGCCGGTACAACCTTGGTAATGGTGACGCACTCCCCTTATGATGCAGGTTTCGCTCACAGGATTATCAATTTATTTGATGGCCGCGTAGTGACGGAGAATATCAAGGAGCAGTTCCACGTATAA